The Candidatus Woesearchaeota archaeon sequence AACTGTTGAGCGCCGTAAAAATCGACATTGCCTTGGAAAAGGCAGGATCCAATCTGCCGGCTTCAATCTTCGCAATCATGGACTGGGACACACTTGCGAGTCGGGCGAGCTGACTTTGGGACAAGCCAAGCTTTTTGCGCAGGTTCTTGATTTCCGATAATTCATAGATCATATGAAGGAATAAACAGAGGTTGTTTATATTCTTTTTGGAATTGATGCATGGGCAACAACAAACAATATAAACCATCCATTCTTCCGCGACGTACAAGAGAATAAAAAGAGATAGGAAAAGAGTGATACGATGCACGAATACCTCAATCTCGTCCGAACCGTTCTTGAAAAAGGAGTGCGAAAGCCCAACAGAACTGGCGTTGACACGCTGTGCTATTTCGGCGCGTTCTACAAAGTGGATTTGAGCAAGGGCTATCCACTTCTGACAACAAAGCAGATGTATTTCAACTCCATGCTTCATGAACTGCTCTGGTACTTGACGGGTGAGGAGCATATCAAAAATCTCCGCACAAAAACAAAGATATGGGATGCGTGGGCAGATGCAGATGGGCGGCTCGAAACTGCGTACGGACGATTTTGGAGAAGATTTCCCGTACCGGAAAGGGGGCTTGATGGAGAAAACTGGGGCACCAAATGGATGTCCACCGATCCGGCAACCGGCCAGAAAACATTTGACCAAATCCAGTACGTCCTCGACACGCTCAAGGAAATAAAACAAAATCCCACCACCAGAAATTTGCGGCGCATGGTCGTGAGCGCATGGCATCCGGGCAACGCCGCAGAAAGCAAGCTCCCACCATGCCACTACACATTCTGCTTCAATGTTATCGGCAACAAGCTCAACTGCCACCTCACCCAGCGCTCCGGTGACATCGCGCTCGGCATTCCATTCAATCTCGCCTGCTATGGGCTGATGACCATGCTCTTTGCGCAGGAAACCGGATTTGAGCCCGGCGAATTTGCCCACACGATTGTGGACGCGCACATTTACGAGAACCACATCGACGGGCTGAAGGAACAGCTGACCCGAGAGCCGCGGGCACTGCCAAAAATTCAAGTTGCACAAAAGCCGCTCAAAGAATTGCAGTTTGAAGATTTCAAAATTGTCGATTATAATCCCCATCCAAAAATAAAATTTGACGTCGCGGTGTGATCATGAACAAAACTCCAAACCAATCAGTGAAAATAATTCTTATCGCGGCGATAGACCAAAATAATGTTATCGGCTCGGAAGGCCATCTGCCGTGGCATATTCCTGAAGATTTCAGCCACTTCAAACAAACCACGGATGGCCACACGGTAATTATGGGAAGAAAAACGTATGAATCAATCGGCAAGCCGCTGCCCAACCGGCTCAACATCGTGCTCACGCGCAATAAGGCGTTTGCGCCAACTTCGGGAGTGGTTGCCTGCACCACGCTGCGCCAGGCACTCGCTGTAGCACAGGAAAAAGGAACAAAGGTGTTTATCATCGGCGGCGCACAGGTGTATGCTGAAACAATGCCGTACGCGCACGAGATGATTCTCTCGCACATTCCCGGCACCCATAAAGGCGATGTTTTTTTCCCTGCTTGGGGCAAAGAGTGGAATA is a genomic window containing:
- the thyA gene encoding thymidylate synthase, with product MHEYLNLVRTVLEKGVRKPNRTGVDTLCYFGAFYKVDLSKGYPLLTTKQMYFNSMLHELLWYLTGEEHIKNLRTKTKIWDAWADADGRLETAYGRFWRRFPVPERGLDGENWGTKWMSTDPATGQKTFDQIQYVLDTLKEIKQNPTTRNLRRMVVSAWHPGNAAESKLPPCHYTFCFNVIGNKLNCHLTQRSGDIALGIPFNLACYGLMTMLFAQETGFEPGEFAHTIVDAHIYENHIDGLKEQLTREPRALPKIQVAQKPLKELQFEDFKIVDYNPHPKIKFDVAV
- a CDS encoding dihydrofolate reductase, translated to MNKTPNQSVKIILIAAIDQNNVIGSEGHLPWHIPEDFSHFKQTTDGHTVIMGRKTYESIGKPLPNRLNIVLTRNKAFAPTSGVVACTTLRQALAVAQEKGTKVFIIGGAQVYAETMPYAHEMILSHIPGTHKGDVFFPAWGKEWNMTKEDTREKFTIRTYEHDKPALLE